A window from Salvia miltiorrhiza cultivar Shanhuang (shh) chromosome 2, IMPLAD_Smil_shh, whole genome shotgun sequence encodes these proteins:
- the LOC131010537 gene encoding CBS domain-containing protein CBSX3, mitochondrial-like isoform X1, producing MTISFSVIVLKMQGLVRFCREHIHIKKQHHLLNLIKHRKGAMVARSYSMPLPEKGLHNTTIAEVLSTKGQDRIGSWVWCRTDDTVYDAVKQMAQNNIGSLVVLKPGEEQHIVGILTERDYLRKVIVQDRSSKYTKVGEIMTDKDKLLTVTSDTNILHAMQLMTENQIRHAPVIDGKIVGMISMVDVVRAVVEQQHGEMKRLNEFIRGDYY from the exons ACATATACACATCAAGAAACAGCATCACTTACTGAACTTGATAAAGCATAGAAAAGGTGCAATGGTTGCAAGATCCTACTCGATGCCATTGCCGGAGAAGGGACTGCACAACACAACGATTGCAGAGGTGCTATCGACCAAAGGGCAAGACAGGATCGGATCCTGGGTCTGGTGTCGAACAGATGACACCGTCTATGATGCTGTCAAGCAA ATGGCACAGAACAACATAGGGTCTCTTGTTGTCCTGAAGCCGGGAGAAGAGCAGCACATAGTAGGAATCCTAACGGAACGAG ACTATTTGCGTAAGGTGATCGTGCAAGATAGGTCCTCTAAGTACACAAAAGTTGGGGAGATCATGACTGATAAG GACAAGCTACTGACAGTAACATCAGATACAAACATTCTTCATGCAATGCAGCTCATGACTG AGAATCAAATTCGGCATGCCCCGGTTATAGATGGGAAAATAGTAGGCATGATTTCCATGGTCGATGTTGTGAGAGCTGTGGTGGAGCAACAACATGGTGAAATGAAGCGACTAAACGAGTTTATTCGAGGAGATTACTATTAA
- the LOC131010537 gene encoding CBS domain-containing protein CBSX3, mitochondrial-like isoform X2 — translation MQGLVRFCREHIHIKKQHHLLNLIKHRKGAMVARSYSMPLPEKGLHNTTIAEVLSTKGQDRIGSWVWCRTDDTVYDAVKQMAQNNIGSLVVLKPGEEQHIVGILTERDYLRKVIVQDRSSKYTKVGEIMTDKDKLLTVTSDTNILHAMQLMTENQIRHAPVIDGKIVGMISMVDVVRAVVEQQHGEMKRLNEFIRGDYY, via the exons ACATATACACATCAAGAAACAGCATCACTTACTGAACTTGATAAAGCATAGAAAAGGTGCAATGGTTGCAAGATCCTACTCGATGCCATTGCCGGAGAAGGGACTGCACAACACAACGATTGCAGAGGTGCTATCGACCAAAGGGCAAGACAGGATCGGATCCTGGGTCTGGTGTCGAACAGATGACACCGTCTATGATGCTGTCAAGCAA ATGGCACAGAACAACATAGGGTCTCTTGTTGTCCTGAAGCCGGGAGAAGAGCAGCACATAGTAGGAATCCTAACGGAACGAG ACTATTTGCGTAAGGTGATCGTGCAAGATAGGTCCTCTAAGTACACAAAAGTTGGGGAGATCATGACTGATAAG GACAAGCTACTGACAGTAACATCAGATACAAACATTCTTCATGCAATGCAGCTCATGACTG AGAATCAAATTCGGCATGCCCCGGTTATAGATGGGAAAATAGTAGGCATGATTTCCATGGTCGATGTTGTGAGAGCTGTGGTGGAGCAACAACATGGTGAAATGAAGCGACTAAACGAGTTTATTCGAGGAGATTACTATTAA